From Novipirellula artificiosorum, the proteins below share one genomic window:
- a CDS encoding ATPase: protein MSCAILTQNHSPICLEVDIDPSIRIPADGEKVAELVRTLVNQSIAEMGVQGGELTITAVDVSSGLELEVADTGRSIEQRATSLPFIAAALGAKIHWQNCPQGGAAATIVFRPTAGASRMVA from the coding sequence GTGTCTTGTGCCATTTTGACTCAGAATCATTCGCCGATCTGCTTGGAAGTCGATATCGACCCGAGCATCCGGATTCCAGCCGACGGTGAAAAAGTTGCCGAGCTTGTCCGCACCCTGGTGAACCAATCCATCGCCGAAATGGGGGTCCAGGGGGGCGAATTGACGATCACGGCCGTGGATGTCTCCAGCGGATTGGAATTGGAGGTCGCTGATACGGGCCGCAGCATTGAGCAGCGAGCGACTTCGCTTCCGTTTATTGCGGCGGCGCTCGGGGCAAAGATCCATTGGCAAAATTGTCCCCAAGGCGGCGCGGCCGCGACCATCGTTTTCCGGCCCACCGCGGGCGCTTCGCGAATGGTGGCCTGA
- a CDS encoding flagellar basal body rod protein FlgB → MLGIFQNSTIPALEQSLNFSERRHELLAGNLANLRVPGYRSRDLDVDGFQNALAESIRNAENPVQQNVTGPVTRDDLYAGPRSATEQVVYHDGSDVSLESQVTELNKNQHLHSLAITTMRSQFALLRAAITERA, encoded by the coding sequence ATGTTAGGGATCTTCCAAAACAGCACGATTCCTGCGTTGGAGCAATCGCTCAATTTCTCGGAGCGACGGCATGAATTGCTTGCTGGCAACTTAGCCAATCTCCGCGTGCCGGGTTACCGAAGTCGCGATTTGGACGTCGATGGCTTTCAAAACGCGTTGGCCGAATCGATCCGAAACGCGGAAAACCCTGTCCAGCAAAACGTTACCGGTCCGGTGACCCGGGACGACCTTTACGCCGGACCGCGTTCGGCGACCGAACAGGTTGTTTACCACGACGGCAGCGATGTCTCGTTGGAAAGTCAAGTCACCGAATTGAACAAGAACCAACATCTACACAGCTTAGCGATCACAACGATGCGCAGCCAATTTGCGTTGTTGCGAGCCGCGATCACGGAACGAGCCTAG